The Methylosinus sp. PW1 genome includes a region encoding these proteins:
- a CDS encoding helix-turn-helix domain-containing protein, with the protein MAKSKGVAGGNDDSLGDDPFLVEIGRRVKQIRTDAGMTQKDLGEAAGSLSSSYIYLVERGRQNMTLTVFRRVAEALGVPIEDLLSDTDRDGQLSDRSLTRFVYQLEKLGQILNLRREQDDAIFKELENMSAVKERITEHLKAQKKGGGPSR; encoded by the coding sequence ATGGCAAAAAGCAAAGGAGTCGCAGGCGGGAATGACGATTCTCTCGGAGATGATCCGTTCCTTGTCGAAATCGGTCGGCGGGTCAAACAGATAAGGACGGACGCTGGGATGACCCAGAAAGACCTCGGAGAGGCGGCAGGCAGTCTCAGTTCTTCCTACATTTATCTCGTCGAACGTGGGCGTCAGAACATGACGTTGACGGTTTTTAGGCGGGTGGCCGAGGCACTCGGTGTGCCGATCGAAGACTTGCTCTCGGACACCGATCGCGACGGTCAGCTGTCGGATAGGTCATTGACGAGGTTTGTGTATCAACTTGAAAAATTGGGGCAGATCCTGAATCTCCGTCGCGAACAGGACGACGCGATATTCAAGGAGTTGGAGAACATGTCCGCGGTGAAAGAGAGGATTACCGAACATCTGAAGGCGCAAAAAAAGGGAGGCGGACCCTCCCGCTGA
- a CDS encoding DotI/IcmL/TraM family protein produces the protein MQNEHAAINRRLSDPDFQASLLSKAIGLAIGSSLLATVFVVHDAYLWTHPPTPKYFVIDGRKTREVTALDTPIVDDAQLLDWSTRAALAPYNINYNDYPQQLSAASRKFSKRGWNSFATSVMDTKNFDTMKRSMLLCYAQAQRAAVISEVATIAGALAYRIQVPIVQTCQNSQQNITQNLVIKALVTRTNDEDRPDGLEIDELVAVRQ, from the coding sequence ATGCAAAACGAACACGCCGCAATCAATCGCCGATTGTCCGATCCGGATTTTCAGGCGTCTCTTCTATCCAAAGCCATCGGCCTCGCTATCGGATCGTCGCTGCTGGCGACGGTCTTCGTCGTCCACGACGCCTATCTGTGGACGCATCCGCCGACCCCGAAATATTTTGTGATCGACGGACGGAAGACGCGCGAGGTCACGGCGCTCGACACGCCGATCGTCGACGACGCGCAGCTGCTCGATTGGTCGACGCGCGCCGCGCTCGCGCCCTACAACATCAACTACAATGATTATCCGCAGCAACTTTCCGCTGCGAGCCGAAAATTCTCCAAGCGCGGCTGGAACAGTTTCGCCACCAGCGTGATGGACACCAAGAATTTCGACACGATGAAACGGTCGATGCTGCTCTGCTACGCGCAGGCGCAGCGCGCCGCCGTCATCAGCGAAGTCGCCACGATCGCGGGAGCGCTCGCTTACCGCATCCAGGTTCCAATCGTTCAGACCTGCCAGAACAGTCAGCAGAACATCACGCAGAATCTCGTGATCAAAGCGCTCGTCACGAGAACGAACGACGAGGATCGACCGGACGGGTTGGAGATCGACGAGCTCGTGGCGGTTCGCCAATAG
- a CDS encoding DotH/IcmK family type IV secretion protein produces the protein MLNKRILFGAAVVLLAPVSPGLAQQSASIPGAADGGGAQASGSADRAANFIPLTPGMIRDLGKRFGDNKRAQEQATTEFAAPASRRVNVSFTPGQAVNIIQTVKGYPTALSFFDRTGEPWPIQWDTNSNPAAVTEGGNCNTGPNASGPAVAATGFYVCTPAKGSNVLEITPMSLQPRGGLVVTLQGAPKPISFLLIGGGARYDADISIQVAERGPNAKAGTVRANAPDTAAPFLTAMLDGVPPAEATPMSVRGVSPDELRAWRLGDRVYLRTRLTLISPEWTASEAAEGGLTVYQLPATPVVLLSHQGRTVSASLTED, from the coding sequence ATGCTGAACAAACGCATATTATTCGGCGCGGCAGTCGTGCTGTTGGCGCCTGTTTCGCCAGGTCTCGCGCAGCAATCGGCGAGCATTCCTGGAGCTGCGGACGGCGGCGGCGCGCAGGCGTCGGGATCGGCCGATCGAGCCGCGAACTTCATTCCTCTGACGCCCGGAATGATCCGGGATCTGGGCAAGCGCTTCGGAGACAACAAGCGCGCGCAGGAGCAGGCGACGACGGAGTTCGCGGCGCCGGCGAGCCGGCGCGTCAATGTCTCGTTCACGCCGGGGCAGGCGGTCAACATCATTCAGACCGTCAAGGGCTATCCGACCGCGCTCTCCTTCTTCGACCGCACCGGCGAGCCGTGGCCGATCCAATGGGACACGAACAGCAATCCGGCGGCCGTCACGGAAGGGGGCAACTGTAACACCGGGCCGAACGCCAGCGGCCCGGCGGTCGCCGCCACGGGGTTTTATGTCTGCACGCCCGCGAAGGGATCGAATGTCCTGGAGATCACGCCGATGTCGCTGCAGCCGCGCGGCGGCCTCGTGGTGACGCTGCAGGGCGCTCCGAAGCCGATCAGCTTCTTGCTGATCGGCGGGGGCGCCCGCTACGACGCCGATATCTCGATCCAGGTGGCGGAACGAGGGCCAAATGCGAAGGCGGGGACCGTTCGCGCGAACGCGCCGGATACGGCGGCCCCGTTCCTCACCGCTATGCTCGACGGCGTTCCGCCGGCCGAGGCGACGCCAATGTCGGTCAGAGGCGTCTCTCCAGACGAGCTGCGCGCCTGGCGGCTCGGCGATCGCGTCTATCTGCGCACGCGTCTCACCTTGATCTCCCCGGAATGGACGGCGTCCGAGGCCGCCGAAGGGGGCCTCACTGTCTACCAGCTTCCCGCTACGCCGGTCGTGCTGCTCTCCCATCAGGGACGCACCGTCTCGGCCTCTTTGACGGAGGATTGA
- a CDS encoding DotG/IcmE/VirB10 family protein — MSNLFSKIPLLSQLREFNRGGRGGPARIVTIAVVGVSMTALLVGVSSITHPTPPESSVAKMPEVDPLPGGMHSNPAQDALLKRHAQSQADKALASGASYTPPLPAAAPLRLVDRREPEEVAESEPPPEPAVVPMPEPAPIYVPPERPREEARVEQIAASEPPSTNASAGANDEQFRQAVGDLFKQWEGRPPRTDLVLAPATEVRDDLAPGQGNRIEQRAASTRSAPPAQQQQRAAENVLVPAGRGVYAHTVLSVNSDTGGPIVLQADTGPLAGDRMIGTFSKNQAVGALFGDTERLIVRINSVEHHGQTINVQGLVIAPDSMETAVATSVDQHYIERFALPTAAAFVAGLGQAIALSNSTIGYTPFGGMIQSYGKLDFRQQAGIAGGAAAAQIGQTLHQQTPKGATVFLAANAGVGVIFLSNVAAAPEMASVDPASLNTK, encoded by the coding sequence GTGTCCAATCTCTTTTCGAAAATCCCGCTGCTGTCGCAGCTCCGTGAGTTCAATCGAGGCGGCCGGGGCGGCCCGGCTCGGATTGTCACCATCGCGGTGGTCGGCGTGTCGATGACCGCGCTGCTCGTCGGCGTTTCGTCGATCACGCATCCGACGCCGCCGGAATCGTCGGTCGCCAAAATGCCGGAGGTCGACCCGCTGCCGGGCGGAATGCACAGCAATCCGGCGCAGGATGCGCTGCTGAAGCGACATGCGCAGAGCCAAGCGGACAAAGCGCTCGCGTCTGGGGCGTCCTATACGCCGCCCCTGCCTGCCGCGGCGCCCCTGCGGCTCGTCGATCGGCGCGAGCCCGAGGAGGTCGCCGAGTCCGAGCCTCCACCCGAGCCGGCAGTGGTCCCGATGCCAGAGCCGGCGCCGATCTACGTCCCGCCCGAAAGACCTCGAGAGGAAGCGCGCGTCGAACAAATCGCCGCCAGCGAGCCCCCGAGCACGAACGCGAGCGCTGGAGCGAACGACGAGCAATTCCGGCAGGCGGTGGGCGATCTGTTCAAGCAGTGGGAAGGACGGCCGCCGCGCACGGATCTGGTGCTGGCGCCGGCCACGGAAGTCCGAGACGATCTCGCGCCGGGGCAGGGCAACCGCATCGAACAACGCGCCGCGAGCACGCGCTCGGCGCCGCCGGCGCAACAACAGCAACGCGCGGCGGAAAACGTCTTGGTCCCGGCAGGGCGCGGCGTCTACGCCCATACGGTGCTCTCGGTCAATTCCGACACGGGGGGACCGATCGTCCTGCAGGCGGACACGGGACCGCTGGCGGGCGACCGAATGATCGGGACCTTCTCCAAGAACCAGGCGGTCGGCGCGTTGTTCGGCGACACCGAGCGACTCATTGTGCGGATCAATTCGGTCGAGCACCACGGGCAGACGATAAACGTGCAAGGCCTGGTGATCGCGCCGGACAGCATGGAGACCGCCGTCGCGACCAGCGTCGATCAGCACTACATCGAGCGCTTCGCTTTGCCGACGGCGGCCGCTTTCGTCGCCGGTCTCGGCCAGGCGATCGCGCTGTCGAACTCGACGATCGGCTACACGCCGTTCGGCGGCATGATCCAGAGCTACGGCAAGCTGGATTTCCGACAGCAGGCGGGCATCGCCGGCGGCGCGGCGGCTGCACAAATCGGCCAGACGCTGCACCAGCAAACGCCGAAGGGCGCGACCGTCTTCCTCGCCGCCAATGCGGGCGTCGGCGTCATTTTCTTGTCCAATGTCGCCGCGGCGCCGGAGATGGCGAGCGTCGATCCCGCGAGTCTCAACACGAAGTAG